One region of Haloprofundus salilacus genomic DNA includes:
- a CDS encoding Rieske (2Fe-2S) protein, with the protein MDDDRRIAALSEVPTDGTLLFTFRDGFDLGEAILTKLDDGSVVAFRNYCQHWTDVRLDKGSGALVRNGDIVCQKHGATFGQETGYCDFGPCEGATLDEVDVEVEDEAVYLADDSLDFEQLGPSGEHDLSSGSRIDFTGT; encoded by the coding sequence ATGGACGACGACCGCCGAATCGCCGCGCTGTCGGAGGTCCCGACGGACGGCACGCTGCTGTTCACGTTCCGCGACGGGTTCGACCTCGGCGAGGCGATTCTGACGAAACTCGACGATGGGAGCGTCGTCGCCTTCCGCAACTACTGCCAGCACTGGACCGACGTGCGCCTCGACAAGGGGTCGGGCGCGCTCGTCAGAAACGGTGACATCGTCTGTCAGAAACACGGCGCGACGTTCGGCCAGGAGACCGGCTACTGCGACTTCGGCCCGTGCGAGGGAGCGACGCTCGACGAGGTCGACGTGGAAGTCGAGGACGAGGCGGTGTACCTCGCCGACGACTCGCTCGATTTCGAGCAGCTTGGACCATCCGGAGAGCACGACCTCTCGTCGGGCAGTCGCATCGACTTCACGGGGACGTAG
- a CDS encoding shikimate dehydrogenase has translation MQVFGLVGNPIGHSLSPPMHEAAYDSLGMDARYVTFEPSPDRFEAAVTGAEALGIAGLNVTIPFKRDVLELVDADPLAERIGAVNTIDFAGDAPRGYNTDAAGVSRSFARHDVSLDGADAVVVGAGGAGRAAAFALADDGAAVHVANRTASRAAELADELNEDGESSRVATAGGLDSLSTAVPEADVLVNATSVGMESDETPVLASLLHGDLAVLDAVYAPPDTRLLREARDAGATTIDGAWMLLYQGVVAFERWTGRDAPVDEMDAALRSRL, from the coding sequence ATGCAGGTGTTCGGACTCGTCGGCAACCCCATCGGTCACTCGTTGTCGCCGCCGATGCACGAGGCAGCGTACGACTCGCTCGGAATGGACGCCCGGTACGTCACGTTCGAACCGTCTCCCGACCGGTTCGAGGCCGCCGTCACCGGCGCCGAAGCGCTCGGAATCGCCGGTCTGAACGTCACGATTCCGTTCAAACGGGACGTGCTCGAACTCGTCGACGCCGACCCGCTCGCCGAGCGAATCGGCGCGGTCAACACTATCGACTTCGCCGGCGACGCGCCGCGCGGCTACAACACCGACGCCGCCGGCGTCAGTCGGTCGTTCGCCCGCCACGACGTGTCGCTCGACGGAGCGGACGCTGTCGTCGTCGGCGCCGGCGGGGCGGGTCGCGCGGCGGCGTTCGCGCTCGCCGACGACGGCGCGGCGGTCCACGTCGCCAACCGGACGGCCTCGCGCGCGGCGGAGCTCGCTGACGAACTGAACGAAGATGGGGAAAGCAGCCGAGTCGCCACTGCAGGCGGACTCGACTCGCTCTCAACCGCGGTTCCGGAGGCGGACGTCCTCGTCAACGCGACGAGCGTCGGGATGGAGTCCGACGAGACGCCCGTCCTGGCCTCGTTGCTCCACGGCGACCTCGCAGTGTTGGACGCGGTGTACGCCCCGCCGGACACGCGGCTGCTCCGCGAGGCTCGCGACGCGGGCGCGACGACCATCGACGGGGCGTGGATGCTGCTGTATCAAGGCGTCGTCGCGTTCGAGCGGTGGACCGGCCGGGACGCGCCGGTCGACGAGATGGACGCCGCGCTCCGGTCGCGGCTGTGA
- a CDS encoding GtrA family protein encodes MANAANELLSGRRFGQFVSVGAVGAVFDLTVSTALTVWFGVLAEVAKLVGAEVAIVVMFLVNDRWTFADEGASGTFAAVRRLLKSNLVRSGGLALQFAIVRVLRQQNVTVVVGGFDLWQVIPLPIAILASMLLNYVAESLLTWRVASE; translated from the coding sequence ATGGCGAACGCCGCGAACGAGCTTCTCTCGGGCAGGCGGTTCGGCCAGTTCGTCTCCGTCGGTGCGGTCGGCGCAGTCTTCGATTTAACCGTCAGCACCGCCCTCACCGTCTGGTTCGGCGTGCTCGCGGAGGTGGCAAAGCTCGTCGGGGCGGAAGTCGCCATCGTCGTCATGTTTCTCGTCAACGACCGCTGGACGTTCGCCGACGAAGGTGCGTCGGGGACGTTCGCGGCGGTCAGACGGCTGTTGAAGTCGAATCTCGTCCGCAGCGGCGGCCTCGCGCTCCAGTTCGCCATCGTCCGCGTTCTCAGGCAGCAGAACGTGACCGTCGTCGTCGGCGGGTTCGACCTGTGGCAGGTGATACCGCTGCCCATCGCCATTCTCGCGTCGATGCTGCTCAACTACGTGGCCGAGAGTCTGCTCACGTGGCGCGTGGCCAGCGAGTGA
- a CDS encoding aminotransferase class IV, whose product MSGDDDSGGRSGDDGREIVYHVDGELVPASSATVNVRDRGFMYGDAAFETLRVYGGHLFEWEAHADRLAESCEILRLDHGLSDENLRERIEATLEANDLKDASVKLSITRGVQPGKLTPSPEIDPTVVVTLSPLARGGVDGEKPWDGPATLQTVKTRRPSDRALPSKAKTHNYLNGILALLELRVTGADEALVLDDEGYVAEGATSNVFFVNDDRLCTPSLDGPVLAGVTRDIILELAESEKIPVREGFFTPNDVRSADEAFVTSSTREIRPVGTVDGISIETGPVTRLLSRLYERRVEELYQLP is encoded by the coding sequence GTGAGCGGTGACGACGACTCCGGTGGGAGAAGCGGTGACGACGGGAGGGAAATCGTCTACCACGTCGACGGCGAACTCGTCCCGGCGTCGTCGGCGACGGTGAACGTCCGCGACAGAGGGTTCATGTACGGTGACGCCGCCTTCGAGACGCTCCGCGTCTACGGTGGCCACCTGTTCGAGTGGGAGGCACACGCCGACCGACTCGCCGAGAGCTGCGAGATTCTCCGACTCGACCACGGCCTCTCCGACGAAAACCTCCGGGAACGAATCGAAGCCACCCTCGAAGCGAACGACCTCAAAGACGCGTCGGTGAAGCTCTCGATCACCCGCGGGGTCCAACCCGGAAAACTGACGCCGTCGCCCGAGATCGACCCGACGGTCGTCGTCACGCTCTCGCCGCTGGCCCGCGGCGGCGTCGACGGCGAGAAACCGTGGGACGGTCCGGCGACGCTGCAGACGGTGAAGACGCGCCGCCCGTCGGACCGGGCGCTCCCATCGAAGGCGAAGACGCACAACTACCTCAACGGCATCTTGGCGCTACTCGAACTCCGCGTCACGGGCGCTGACGAGGCGCTCGTCCTCGACGACGAGGGGTACGTCGCCGAGGGCGCGACGAGCAACGTGTTCTTCGTCAACGACGATCGCCTCTGTACGCCGAGTCTCGACGGACCGGTGCTCGCGGGCGTCACGCGAGACATAATCCTCGAACTGGCTGAGTCGGAGAAAATCCCCGTCCGGGAGGGATTCTTCACCCCCAACGACGTGCGCAGCGCCGACGAGGCGTTCGTCACTAGTTCGACCCGCGAGATTCGACCGGTCGGCACCGTCGACGGCATCAGTATCGAGACGGGACCGGTGACGCGGCTGCTTTCGCGACTGTACGAACGTCGAGTCGAGGAACTGTACCAGTTGCCGTAG
- a CDS encoding anthranilate synthase component I family protein, with translation MTGRTVATSRRAFRATAADAPAGARVPVELRLTVSGPFEAYRRARDGPGGFFLETSGGQSGWGYFGVDPIERLQVSDDAVVRDGFETHDDDAGPAAGSPSLSALSALLDGETLVRGDCEVPYPCGAFGWISYDLARELERLPDSAVDDRRLPHLQLGVYDCVAAWREPRGEETTLRITACPRLDDVDSSDDSVLDAQYDAAVEMAKSLAERATNGDLDVEPLPADVDRGEFESDCGREAFADRVRAIKRYIRDGDTFQANVSQRLVSPAAVHPVAAYAAVRRVNPAPYSGLVEFSGARGPNAVDLVSASPELLVERVGDRLVTEPIAGTRKRGATEAEDAELEADLRSDEKERAEHAMLVDLERNDLGKVCAYGSVDVTEYRRVDRYAAVMHLVSVVEGRMREGATLADAVAAVFPGGTITGAPKPRTMELIDEVEATRRGPYTGSIAAFGFDDRATLNIVIRTLVRYRDEYHLRVGAGIVHDSDPDREYEETLAKGQALVEAMDDALEEATLGVADAEGDVERRDAGGRR, from the coding sequence ATGACCGGCCGTACTGTGGCGACTTCCCGACGCGCTTTCCGAGCGACGGCGGCGGACGCACCAGCGGGCGCTCGCGTCCCCGTCGAACTCCGACTCACCGTCTCTGGCCCGTTCGAGGCGTACCGTCGGGCGCGAGACGGTCCCGGCGGATTCTTTCTGGAGACGAGCGGCGGACAGTCGGGGTGGGGCTACTTCGGCGTCGACCCGATCGAACGACTGCAGGTGAGCGACGACGCCGTCGTACGCGACGGCTTCGAGACCCATGACGACGACGCGGGTCCGGCCGCCGGGTCGCCGTCGCTGTCGGCGCTGTCGGCGCTACTCGACGGCGAGACGCTCGTCCGCGGCGACTGCGAGGTGCCGTACCCCTGCGGCGCGTTCGGGTGGATCTCGTACGACCTCGCCCGCGAACTCGAACGGCTCCCCGACTCCGCCGTCGACGACCGGCGGTTGCCGCACCTCCAACTCGGCGTCTACGACTGCGTGGCGGCGTGGCGCGAACCGCGAGGCGAGGAGACGACGCTGCGAATCACGGCCTGTCCGCGCCTCGACGACGTCGACAGCAGCGACGACTCCGTCCTCGACGCGCAGTACGACGCCGCCGTCGAGATGGCGAAGTCGCTCGCCGAGCGCGCGACGAACGGCGACCTCGACGTCGAACCACTCCCTGCCGACGTCGACCGAGGGGAGTTCGAGAGCGACTGCGGACGCGAGGCGTTCGCCGACCGCGTGCGAGCCATCAAGCGCTACATCCGCGACGGCGACACGTTTCAGGCGAACGTCTCACAGCGCCTCGTCTCCCCCGCCGCGGTCCACCCGGTGGCGGCGTACGCGGCGGTCCGGCGGGTGAACCCCGCGCCGTACTCGGGTCTGGTGGAGTTCTCCGGCGCTCGCGGTCCGAACGCCGTCGACCTCGTGAGCGCGAGTCCGGAACTGCTCGTCGAGCGCGTCGGCGACCGACTCGTCACCGAACCCATCGCCGGGACCCGAAAACGGGGGGCCACGGAAGCGGAGGACGCGGAACTGGAAGCCGACCTCAGAAGCGACGAGAAGGAGCGCGCGGAACACGCGATGCTCGTCGACTTGGAGCGCAACGACCTCGGGAAGGTCTGCGCGTACGGCAGCGTCGACGTGACCGAGTACCGCCGAGTCGACCGCTACGCGGCGGTGATGCATCTCGTCTCCGTCGTCGAGGGACGGATGCGCGAGGGGGCGACGCTCGCCGACGCCGTCGCCGCGGTGTTCCCCGGCGGCACCATTACTGGCGCGCCAAAACCGCGGACGATGGAACTCATCGACGAGGTGGAGGCGACCCGACGCGGGCCGTACACCGGCAGCATCGCCGCGTTCGGCTTCGACGACCGGGCGACCCTGAACATCGTCATCCGGACGCTGGTCCGCTACCGCGACGAGTATCACCTCCGCGTCGGCGCGGGTATCGTCCACGACTCTGACCCTGACCGCGAGTACGAGGAGACGCTGGCGAAGGGGCAGGCGCTCGTCGAGGCGATGGATGACGCCCTCGAGGAGGCGACGCTCGGCGTCGCCGACGCGGAAGGCGATGTCGAGCGACGGGATGCCGGGGGACGGAGATGA
- a CDS encoding glycosyltransferase: protein MSRSVGVVVPAYRPDVDRLSAYVDALTERLDPETIRVELDAPTSEVVDSVSSLPATVNVSPVRRGKGAAITAGFEALSTDVLAFADADGSTPVGSLADVLAPVLADETDLAVGSRRHPDATVTSHQTFARRRLGDGFAWLAKRLLATELYDYQCGAKAMTAETWAGIRGHLYEPGFAWDVELVAVAAASNHSLVEVPVEWEDRPGSTVSPVRTSFDLARSLLSARHRAKLIREDRLHALLDARRSPTPSLIERLGPDPVEE, encoded by the coding sequence ATGTCACGCTCCGTCGGTGTCGTCGTCCCCGCGTATCGGCCGGACGTCGACCGCCTCTCGGCGTACGTCGACGCCCTGACGGAGCGACTTGACCCGGAGACGATTCGGGTCGAACTCGACGCACCGACCTCCGAAGTCGTCGACTCGGTGTCGTCGCTCCCCGCTACCGTGAACGTCTCGCCGGTCCGTCGGGGGAAGGGCGCGGCCATCACCGCCGGCTTCGAGGCGCTCTCGACGGACGTACTCGCGTTCGCCGACGCGGACGGCAGCACGCCGGTCGGGTCGCTGGCGGACGTGCTCGCGCCGGTGCTCGCCGACGAGACGGACCTCGCCGTCGGATCGCGACGCCACCCTGACGCGACGGTCACGTCCCATCAGACGTTCGCTCGCCGCCGCCTCGGCGACGGCTTCGCGTGGCTCGCGAAGCGGCTGCTCGCCACTGAACTGTACGACTACCAGTGCGGCGCGAAGGCGATGACGGCCGAGACGTGGGCCGGCATCCGCGGCCACCTCTACGAACCGGGGTTCGCGTGGGACGTCGAACTCGTCGCCGTCGCCGCCGCGTCGAACCACTCCCTCGTCGAAGTGCCCGTCGAGTGGGAGGACCGCCCGGGATCGACCGTCTCGCCGGTTCGGACGAGTTTCGACCTCGCGCGGAGTCTGCTGTCGGCGCGCCACCGCGCGAAACTTATCCGCGAGGACCGACTGCACGCGCTGCTCGACGCCCGTCGGTCGCCGACCCCGTCGCTCATCGAACGCCTCGGTCCGGACCCGGTAGAGGAGTAA
- a CDS encoding helix-hairpin-helix domain-containing protein, translating into MALLDKLKSLLGLNGSTDEHERDPSVTVERDTRTEASTETEAAVKGTDEADETDDSTEAAADSAAAASTETLVAEDETAAEPAEAAGPESEEPDTDLDADLDGADEADVTEAEADDEAVVEEAEPVPEAEPDEDAGEPVAENTDATASTESMVDEDAEEEAAAEPAEAAGPESEEMDTDLDAESESGDQLNTEDQSDAEADEAAAETDEAEPSSGSADPVDTIKGIGPAYAQRLADVGVETVADLADADAAKLGDQIDVSEKRVDTWIARAREQ; encoded by the coding sequence ATGGCACTCTTGGACAAGCTCAAGTCGTTGCTCGGCCTTAACGGGTCGACCGACGAGCACGAGCGCGACCCGTCCGTGACGGTCGAACGCGACACTCGAACGGAGGCGAGCACGGAGACCGAAGCCGCAGTCAAAGGAACCGACGAAGCCGACGAAACTGACGACTCCACCGAAGCCGCCGCCGACAGTGCCGCCGCGGCGTCGACGGAGACGTTAGTCGCCGAAGACGAGACGGCGGCGGAACCGGCGGAGGCCGCCGGTCCCGAGAGCGAGGAGCCGGACACTGACCTCGACGCGGACCTCGACGGAGCGGACGAGGCCGACGTAACCGAGGCCGAGGCGGACGACGAAGCCGTCGTCGAGGAGGCTGAACCGGTTCCCGAGGCGGAACCGGACGAGGACGCCGGCGAACCGGTCGCCGAAAACACCGACGCGACGGCGTCGACGGAGTCAATGGTCGACGAGGACGCTGAAGAGGAGGCCGCAGCGGAACCGGCGGAGGCCGCCGGTCCCGAGAGCGAAGAGATGGACACCGACCTCGACGCCGAGAGCGAGAGCGGAGACCAACTGAACACCGAAGACCAATCGGACGCAGAAGCCGACGAAGCTGCCGCCGAAACCGACGAAGCGGAACCGTCGTCCGGCTCGGCCGATCCAGTCGACACCATCAAAGGCATCGGTCCCGCCTACGCGCAGCGCCTCGCCGACGTGGGCGTGGAGACCGTCGCCGACCTCGCCGACGCCGACGCCGCGAAACTCGGCGACCAGATAGACGTCTCCGAGAAGCGCGTCGACACGTGGATTGCGCGCGCTCGGGAGCAGTGA
- a CDS encoding DUF2298 domain-containing protein, translating to MEYLYVVGWVVVYAVLGVLGLPLAARLFRYVPGRGPGFALPLSLLVLTLVAHWAGQLYFGRATLAVAVGVLLLLSALAAFDREALRERCLVLASDLRVDKRVVADTAAVFLAAFAFMIAIRAADPAVHAVGGEKFLDFGLLKALLRADALPPEDFWFAGEPVQYYYGGHLMTVLLAMLTDTPAKFAYNLSLAGFYAMLVAAAFDLAGSIADSRGGARRPAGLLAAFFVGLASNLVTAGRLSLFLLPESVQRPAAAYVASQSTQYTTEEVLAGTDSFSYWSASRVIEGTINEFPFFSWLNGDLHGHMMGTPFLLLGAAFAFAYFRTPQDDLRLRRTLLFVALPALGGLQLVLDTWSFPSLFGVAALALVFAPAHPATLLPDGVATRFRPAEDASLLSAQAGRLVVTVGVVAVAGALGAALGAPFLLAGASGREIAFLGPANRSPLGPLLLVHGAFVAGFAAYLLSRLHEGDTWLLGASVAAAVVVAFGHGTAALAVILPILVFGWAALAFDRDVGFETVLVVAGTGLVLLVEFVYVNEQAGPLRMNTVFKTYIQVWVLWATALGASLTLLLARPLPAAVRRAASATDGGTDASAGTGADSNSGASSLVRETTTATARTLALGLTLCLVVSTSFYAPLALGNHFEGAGEPTLDATRFAETHHPVEAKAIAWLDEKPGRPTLLSAPGTYYYPNAEEGEYPHAPGRYSWNSNPASTLTGIPTVAGWGHEIGYRGYDTYIERVEQVDAAFTDDAALVDVLREYDVRYVWVGPAERDRYGETSVGDVPGVSVAYRTETVTIYEVNHDELPGESDESLAAEKRF from the coding sequence ATGGAGTATCTGTACGTCGTCGGCTGGGTCGTCGTCTACGCCGTACTCGGCGTTCTAGGTCTCCCGCTCGCCGCGCGTCTCTTTCGATACGTCCCCGGCCGCGGGCCCGGCTTCGCGCTCCCGCTTTCGCTTCTCGTGCTGACGCTCGTCGCCCACTGGGCCGGGCAACTATACTTCGGCCGAGCGACGCTCGCCGTCGCCGTCGGCGTCCTCCTTTTACTGTCGGCGCTCGCAGCGTTCGACCGCGAGGCGCTCCGCGAACGCTGTCTCGTCCTCGCGTCCGACCTTCGCGTCGACAAGCGCGTCGTCGCCGACACGGCGGCCGTCTTCCTCGCGGCGTTCGCGTTCATGATAGCGATTCGTGCCGCCGACCCAGCCGTCCACGCCGTCGGCGGCGAGAAGTTCCTCGACTTCGGCCTGCTGAAGGCACTGTTGCGCGCCGACGCGCTCCCGCCGGAAGACTTCTGGTTCGCGGGCGAACCCGTGCAGTACTACTACGGCGGCCACCTGATGACCGTCCTCCTGGCGATGCTCACCGACACGCCCGCGAAATTCGCGTACAACCTCTCGCTGGCGGGGTTCTACGCAATGCTCGTCGCGGCGGCGTTCGACCTCGCGGGGTCGATTGCGGACAGTCGCGGCGGTGCGCGTCGTCCAGCGGGTTTGCTGGCCGCGTTCTTCGTCGGCCTCGCGAGCAACCTCGTCACCGCGGGACGACTCTCGCTGTTTCTGCTCCCCGAATCGGTGCAGCGCCCGGCGGCGGCGTACGTCGCCTCGCAGTCGACGCAGTACACCACCGAGGAGGTGTTAGCGGGCACCGATTCCTTCAGCTACTGGTCGGCCAGCCGAGTCATCGAGGGGACGATAAACGAGTTCCCCTTCTTCTCGTGGCTCAACGGCGACCTGCACGGTCACATGATGGGGACGCCGTTTCTGCTTCTCGGTGCGGCGTTCGCATTCGCGTACTTCCGGACGCCTCAGGACGACCTAAGACTCCGGCGGACGCTACTGTTCGTCGCGCTCCCGGCGCTCGGCGGCCTCCAACTCGTCCTCGACACGTGGAGTTTCCCGTCGCTGTTCGGCGTCGCGGCGCTCGCGCTCGTCTTCGCGCCCGCACACCCCGCGACACTCCTTCCCGACGGCGTCGCGACGCGTTTTCGACCCGCCGAAGACGCCTCGTTGCTCTCGGCGCAGGCGGGTCGCCTCGTCGTCACCGTCGGCGTCGTCGCCGTTGCCGGCGCACTTGGCGCTGCGCTCGGCGCCCCGTTCCTCCTCGCGGGCGCGTCCGGCCGCGAGATCGCGTTCCTCGGTCCGGCGAACCGCAGCCCCCTCGGACCGCTCCTGCTGGTCCACGGCGCGTTCGTCGCCGGGTTCGCCGCGTACCTCCTCTCGCGACTCCACGAGGGTGACACGTGGCTGCTCGGCGCGTCGGTAGCCGCCGCCGTCGTCGTCGCCTTCGGCCACGGAACGGCCGCCCTCGCGGTGATACTCCCCATCCTGGTCTTCGGGTGGGCCGCGCTCGCGTTCGACCGCGATGTGGGGTTTGAGACGGTGCTCGTCGTCGCCGGGACCGGACTCGTGCTGCTCGTGGAGTTCGTCTACGTCAACGAGCAGGCGGGGCCGCTCCGGATGAACACGGTGTTCAAGACGTACATCCAGGTGTGGGTGCTGTGGGCGACGGCGCTCGGCGCGTCGCTGACGCTGCTGCTCGCGCGGCCGCTTCCCGCCGCCGTTCGGCGCGCCGCCTCGGCGACCGACGGCGGCACCGACGCCAGTGCCGGAACCGGAGCCGACTCGAACTCCGGTGCGTCGTCGCTCGTCCGGGAGACGACGACGGCGACGGCACGGACGCTCGCGCTTGGCCTCACGCTCTGTCTGGTGGTCTCGACGAGTTTCTACGCGCCGCTGGCGCTCGGCAACCACTTCGAGGGAGCGGGCGAACCGACGCTGGACGCGACGCGGTTCGCCGAGACGCACCACCCCGTGGAGGCGAAAGCCATCGCGTGGCTCGACGAAAAACCCGGTCGTCCGACGCTGCTGTCGGCGCCGGGGACGTACTACTACCCGAACGCCGAGGAAGGAGAGTACCCGCACGCGCCGGGTCGGTACAGTTGGAACTCCAACCCGGCGTCGACGCTGACCGGTATCCCGACCGTCGCCGGGTGGGGCCACGAGATCGGCTACCGCGGCTACGACACGTACATCGAACGCGTCGAACAGGTCGACGCCGCGTTCACCGACGACGCGGCGTTAGTGGACGTACTCCGCGAATACGACGTACGCTACGTCTGGGTCGGCCCGGCCGAGCGCGACCGGTACGGCGAGACGTCGGTCGGCGACGTGCCGGGCGTCTCCGTCGCGTATCGGACCGAGACGGTGACTATCTACGAGGTGAACCACGACGAACTGCCGGGCGAGAGCGACGAGTCGTTGGCGGCGGAAAAGAGGTTCTAG
- a CDS encoding sodium:calcium antiporter encodes MSSVLRHPLGAVVAATGLTLPWVYIWATRSAESLPTLWVVTVSGVAVLGASFLLAWGAETAEKDVPRAFAIAVLAVLAVAPEYAVDALYAWTAGANVGTDRGAEAANLAVANMTGANRILIGLGWSGIALFTLYRVGRSSDPAVESRPGPLADVVNLDRDISTEIAFLLAATAYAFFVPLSGGIGIVDTLVLVGLYVLYIAVIIRGDVEEHEEQVGVPAYFHGYPRIGRVAVVITLFAYSGAMIYTAVHPFAHGLETLGTQLGIPPFFMIQWIAPLASESPELIVVAYLVNKARSTAGFNALISSKLNQWTLLIGTLAVVYSIAAGVVGTLPFDFKQSAEIWITAAQSFFALAILVNFNISGREAVALLVLFVSQVAIEFLLVRDLVSLPFGIGAIDVLLTYTVVYLVLGTVLFAVRRDGLRELLDRTAHTAQDAFGSGQTQAERAD; translated from the coding sequence ATGAGTTCAGTTCTTCGACACCCGCTCGGGGCCGTCGTGGCCGCAACGGGTCTCACCCTTCCGTGGGTCTACATCTGGGCGACCAGGTCGGCGGAGTCGCTGCCGACACTGTGGGTCGTCACCGTCAGTGGCGTCGCCGTCCTCGGCGCGTCGTTTCTCCTCGCGTGGGGGGCCGAGACGGCCGAGAAGGACGTTCCCCGCGCGTTCGCCATCGCGGTCCTCGCAGTGCTGGCCGTCGCTCCCGAGTACGCCGTCGACGCCCTCTACGCGTGGACCGCCGGGGCGAACGTCGGCACCGACCGTGGTGCTGAGGCAGCGAACCTCGCCGTCGCGAACATGACCGGCGCGAACCGCATCCTCATCGGTCTGGGGTGGTCCGGCATCGCGCTGTTCACCCTCTACCGAGTCGGACGTTCCTCGGACCCCGCAGTCGAGTCTCGTCCCGGTCCTCTCGCGGACGTCGTCAACCTCGACCGCGACATCTCGACCGAGATCGCGTTCCTGCTCGCCGCGACGGCATACGCCTTCTTCGTCCCGCTCAGCGGCGGTATCGGCATCGTCGACACCCTCGTGCTCGTCGGTCTCTACGTGCTCTACATCGCTGTCATCATCCGCGGCGACGTGGAGGAACACGAGGAACAGGTCGGCGTGCCCGCGTACTTCCATGGCTATCCGAGAATCGGACGGGTCGCCGTCGTCATCACGCTTTTCGCGTACTCCGGCGCGATGATTTACACCGCCGTCCACCCGTTCGCGCACGGACTCGAAACGCTGGGGACGCAGCTCGGCATCCCGCCGTTCTTCATGATCCAGTGGATTGCGCCGCTGGCAAGCGAGAGTCCGGAACTCATCGTCGTCGCCTACCTCGTCAACAAGGCGCGGTCGACGGCCGGGTTCAACGCGCTCATCTCCTCGAAGCTCAACCAGTGGACGCTGCTCATCGGGACGCTCGCGGTCGTCTACAGCATCGCGGCGGGCGTGGTCGGCACCCTCCCGTTCGACTTCAAACAGTCGGCCGAAATCTGGATCACGGCCGCGCAGAGCTTCTTCGCGCTCGCGATACTCGTGAACTTCAACATCAGCGGCCGCGAGGCCGTCGCGCTGCTCGTGTTGTTCGTCTCGCAGGTCGCAATCGAGTTCCTCCTCGTCCGCGACCTCGTCTCGCTCCCGTTCGGCATCGGGGCTATCGACGTGCTTCTCACGTACACCGTCGTCTACCTGGTCCTCGGGACAGTGCTGTTCGCCGTGCGCCGCGACGGGCTTCGAGAACTCCTCGACCGGACCGCACACACGGCTCAGGACGCGTTCGGGAGCGGTCAGACACAGGCCGAGCGCGCCGACTGA
- a CDS encoding NUDIX domain-containing protein — protein MENTSETTDVGPIADIESLHGRDDVPFHEQTDLVDDETFDVVADLDDMAPIGVTTDDGSILVMRVTDTCRWKIPAPSVAPGEGYAKAAQRWVAEQTGLGVTLDAVEGVWSYTVRLENDDRKATRNFVVFSATPETSSTTPNVEAGDAVDAGWFDALPENAERPPGTDLFFD, from the coding sequence ATGGAAAACACGTCTGAGACTACCGACGTAGGACCGATTGCCGACATCGAATCACTTCACGGCCGCGACGACGTTCCGTTTCACGAGCAGACGGACCTCGTAGACGACGAGACGTTCGACGTCGTCGCGGACCTCGACGATATGGCCCCAATCGGCGTCACGACCGACGATGGTTCGATCTTGGTGATGCGAGTGACTGATACGTGTCGGTGGAAGATACCGGCCCCGTCCGTCGCACCCGGTGAGGGTTACGCGAAGGCCGCCCAACGGTGGGTCGCAGAGCAGACCGGACTCGGCGTGACACTCGACGCCGTCGAAGGTGTGTGGTCCTACACCGTCCGTTTGGAGAACGACGACCGGAAAGCGACACGCAACTTCGTCGTTTTCAGTGCGACACCCGAGACGAGTTCGACTACTCCGAACGTCGAAGCAGGTGACGCAGTCGACGCCGGGTGGTTCGACGCCCTACCGGAGAACGCAGAGCGACCTCCGGGAACGGACCTGTTCTTCGACTGA
- a CDS encoding anthranilate synthase component II yields the protein MSSDTRPTVLVVDNYDSFVYNLVQYVGELADVVVRRNDAVTVEEIRALDPDAIVVSPGPGTPEDAGVSTAVFRELDYPTLGVCLGHQALCAAAGAPVGHAPDVVHGKPSAIVHDSVGLFSGLPDRLSVGRYHSLAVERDDLPDELVETAWTDDERRVVMAVRHRTRPHVGVQFHPESILTENGKQMVANFLREYVDDE from the coding sequence ATGAGTTCCGATACCCGACCGACCGTGCTCGTCGTCGACAACTACGACTCGTTCGTCTACAACCTCGTGCAGTACGTCGGCGAACTCGCGGACGTCGTCGTCCGCCGAAACGACGCCGTCACCGTCGAGGAGATTCGAGCGCTCGATCCCGACGCCATCGTCGTCTCACCGGGCCCCGGGACGCCCGAGGACGCGGGCGTCTCGACGGCGGTGTTCCGCGAACTCGACTATCCGACGCTCGGCGTCTGTCTCGGCCACCAGGCGCTCTGCGCGGCCGCCGGCGCGCCGGTCGGCCACGCGCCGGACGTTGTCCACGGCAAACCCTCGGCCATCGTCCACGACAGCGTTGGGCTCTTCTCGGGTCTCCCCGACCGACTCTCTGTCGGGCGGTACCACTCGCTGGCGGTCGAACGCGACGACCTCCCGGACGAACTCGTCGAGACGGCGTGGACCGACGACGAACGACGGGTTGTGATGGCGGTTCGCCACCGAACGCGCCCGCACGTCGGCGTCCAGTTCCACCCCGAGAGCATCCTCACCGAGAACGGTAAGCAGATGGTCGCGAACTTTCTTCGGGAGTACGTGGACGATGAGTGA